Genomic segment of Ewingella sp. CoE-038-23:
AGGCAAAGAAACCAGGCATCACTCGCTCCAACGGAACAGGGAAATATGCCAGTTGAACCTGACACATTCCTATACCCGCACCTGCGCGGATAAGGTTCAATTGCGCCACATCGCTGTCAGTGCGTACGGTAAAGCGTTCACGATTCAACTGAGGAAAGTGTTTCAGTGCCTGTAAAATAAAGGGCGTCGTTTTATCAAAGCCCACAAGCGTATGGGTGAACAACGCGTCAATACTCTCCGGCGTACCGTGGCGTGCCAGATAAGACGGCGAGGCATGCAAACCAATTTCAATACTGCCCAACCGACGCGCAATCAGTTGTTCCTGCACCGGTGTGCTCATGCGTACCGCAATATCCGCTTCCCGGTTCAATAAATCCTGCATTCGGTTAGAGATCACCAGTTCCAGGGTAAGCTGCGGATAATCTTCTTTAATTCGTGCAAACAGAGGTGGCAGCACCTCAGTGCCGATGATTTCACTCGCCGATACGCGAACCACGCCATGTAACCCGGCGGAGTGGGCACTGAAGCTGGCAGCCGAACGCTCAATCATACTGGCCGTGTTTTCCATCGCTTGCGCATGGCCTTGCAGCGCGACTGCCGCATCCGTAGGCTGCAGGCCCGTTTGCGAACGTGTAAACAAAACCAGGCCAAGGGCGGATTCCAGCGCTGCTATGTGTCGCCCCGCAGTGGGCTGGGTGATGGCAAGCATGCGTGCTGCCCCCGAGAGGGAACCTTCTTTCATCACCGCCAGGAAGGTTCGATACCATTCCCATGGAATATTTAGATTCATACAAAAATGCATACCTGCTGCCTGATGTCATGCAATTACATTTAGCTCGCACAGACACTACGATGTCAAGCAGACATCCGGCAGAGGTAAGACAATGAAAAACACAAACAAGGTACTCATCCTGGGCGCAACAGGCGGAATCGGTGGCGAAATCGCCCGTAAACTCATCCGCGAAAAATGGGGTAATGACTCCAACTTACTGATAGTGTTTTATGTTCAGATAATGCCCGATGACCTTGTCATGCAGCTCCACCGATTTTGAGAACGACAGTGACTTCCGTCCCAGCCTTGCCAGATGTTGTCTCAGATTCAGGTTATGTCGCCCAATGCGCTGAGTGTAACGCTTGCTGATAACGTGCAGCTTTCCCTTCAGGCGGGGTTCATACAGCGGCCAGCCATCCGTCATCCATACCACGACCTCAAAGGCCGACAGCAGGCTCAGAAGACGCTCCAGTGTGGCCAGAGTGCGTTCACCGAAGACGTGCGCCACAACCGTCCTCCGTATCCTGTCATACGCGTAAAACAGCCAGCGCTGACGTGATTTAGCACCGACGTAGCCCCACTGTTCGTCCATTTCAGCGCAGACAATCACATCACTGCCCGGTTGTATGCGTGAGTTTACCGACTGCGGCCTGAGTTTTTTAAGTGTCGTAAAATCGTGTTGAGGCCAACGCCCATAATGCGTGCACTGGCGCGACATCCGACGCCATTCATGGCCATATCAATAATTTTCTGGTGTGTACCGGGCTGAGAGGCGGTGTAAGTGAACTGTAGCTGCCATGTTTTACGGCAGTGAGAGCAGAGATAGCGCTGATGTCCGGCAGTACTTTTACCGTTACGCACCACGCCTTCAGTAGCTGAGCAGGAGGGACAACTGATGGAGATGGAAGCCACGGGAGCACCTCAAAAACACCATCGTACACTAAATCAGTAAG
This window contains:
- a CDS encoding IS1 family transposase (programmed frameshift), which encodes MASISISCPSCSATEGVVRNGKSTAGHQRYLCSHCRKTWQLQFTYTASQPGTHQKIIDMAMNGVGCRASARIMGVGLNTILRHFKKLRPQSVNSRIQPGSDVIVCAEMDEQWGYVGAKSRQRWLFYAYDRIRRTVVAHVFGERTLATLERLLSLLSAFEVVVWMTDGWPLYEPRLKGKLHVISKRYTQRIGRHNLNLRQHLARLGRKSLSFSKSVELHDKVIGHYLNIKHYQ
- a CDS encoding LysR family transcriptional regulator, encoding MNLNIPWEWYRTFLAVMKEGSLSGAARMLAITQPTAGRHIAALESALGLVLFTRSQTGLQPTDAAVALQGHAQAMENTASMIERSAASFSAHSAGLHGVVRVSASEIIGTEVLPPLFARIKEDYPQLTLELVISNRMQDLLNREADIAVRMSTPVQEQLIARRLGSIEIGLHASPSYLARHGTPESIDALFTHTLVGFDKTTPFILQALKHFPQLNRERFTVRTDSDVAQLNLIRAGAGIGMCQVQLAYFPVPLERVMPGFFAYHLDTWLVMHEDLRHSKACKTVFDILAAGLQTYINNAGM